The window tccccaatggttccccatctcttgagcttgtttttgcccccattgttgaccttctttgagcttgctaactctcaatccctccatggattcttgctagtttttgagggaaaagagagaggagatctagatccacacttccaccaatcactttctcctctatgtgaggggaaccccttggatctagatcttggagttctttgtgttctccttcttgttcttcctcttactttcctccctagcattagttgctttggtgggatttgagagagaaggacttgggtactctgtgtgcccttgccattgcatttgtgcatcggtttgagttctccacggtgatacgtggaagtgaagtttgagaagcttattactcttgggtgtttgggcaccctagagcttgttcctcttgggtgccttggcgccctagacggttggtggtgttaggagctcaatcattatggtgtaaagctccgggcaagcatcggggtctccaattaggttgtggagatcaccctgagcaatttgacgggtaccggtgaccgcccccaagggttgccaaagtgtacgggttcggtgaccgcccccaagggtcaccatttgtacgggttcggtgaccgccctcaagggtcccttagtggaatcacggcatcttgcattgtgcgagggcgtgaggagattacggtggccctagtggcttcttggggagcattgtgcctccacaccgctccaaacggagattagcatccgcaagggtgtgaacttcgggatacattgtcgtctccgcgtgcctcggttatcgctTACCCGAGCCCctgtacttatgcactttactttgtgatagccatattgttctttgtcatatatattgctatcacatagttgcttatcttgcttagcataagttgttggtgcacataggtgagcctagttgttgtaggttttgtgcttgacaaattaaccgctaggtttattccgcatttgttcaagcctaaaccgtaattatattaaagcgcctattcaccccccctctaggcgacatcctcgatctttcaattggtatcagagcctcgtctctctttgttgggcttaaccgcctagagagtaaagatgtcgactagaggTTTAggtttctctgacactcttagtttcgatggcacaaattttggtgtttgggtaattcgcatgcttaacctctttagggtcatggacccaaatttagagcgaattgtagatatgggtttttctcctccaaaggatccccaaagattatctttagaggatgagaaaaactcttatctcaatgctcaagcttctaatgtgcttttcgatgctttgagcaatgtagttatatttcaactcatgccgttccgggatgctcatgagttatggacaaagcttcaagataaatatggtgtgtccaagatttgtggggatgattgttctccctccacctccggtcgtttagtcttctcaacttcttctacttcacctacatgtggtttgccacaaggtaatgatatggtgagtagtgttggtcattgcaatgatgatagtatgcttattgtggatgatccttcatcactatattattgcactgctccttctttgggctttaacacttcgagcactccaaatgtttcacatgcttgtgttgatagtccttgcatatcatgtagaaattgcttgactaaatctcatgatgatatgcttgctatgtcttgttgccatgataaaaatgcatctatttcctcgaattgttgtgctaacaatgtagaggaaacccaacactctatgtgttgatgtagaagccgtccgtggtcgatttcccctccaacggagcgccgacaaaggctccaagatgggatctcgcggatacagaaggttacggcggtggaaattgtgtttcgttggctccctggatgttttcggggtacgtaggtatatatgggaggaagaagtacgtcggtggccgcctgtggggcccaggagatagggggcgcgcccagagggggtgagtGCGCCCTCCTGTCTTctggccgcctcgcaagcttcttgacttgcactccaagttctccggatcacgttcgttccaaaaatcacggtcccgaaggtttcattccgtttgatattccttttcttcgaaatactgaaataggcaaaaaaacagcaatacgggctgggcctccggttagtacgttagtcccaaaaatgatataaatgtgtaaaataaagcccataaacatccaaaaggggtaatataatagcatggaataatcaaaagttatagatacattggagacgtatcagcatctccatagcccgttgatacgcctagttgatgtgagactatcttctcctttttgtcttctccacaaccaccattctattccacatatagtcctatgtccatggctcacgctcatgtattgcgtgaagattgaaaaagtttgaaaatactaaagtatgaagcaatttcttggctaaaaccagggttgtgcatgatttaaatattttgtgtgatgaagatagagcatagccagagtatatgattttgtagggataactttctttggccatgttattttgagaagacatgattgctttgttagtatgcttgaagtattactatttgtatgtcaatatgaacttttatcttgaatcatttggatctgaacattcatgccacaataaataaaattacattgagaaatatgctaggtagcattccacatcaaaaattctgtttttatcatttacctactcgagaacgagcaggaattaagcttggggatgcttgatacgtctccaacgtatctataatttttgattgttccatgctattatattacccgttttggatgtttatgggctttactttacatttttatcatttttgggactaacctactaacctgaggcccagcccaaattgttgtttttttgcctattttagtgttccgaagaaaaggaatatcaaacggaggccaaacggaatgaaacctttgggagcgatctttttggaacaaatgcaatccaggagacttggagtggacatcaagaagcagccgaggcggccacaagggtgccaggcatgccctagggggtgggcgcgccccccaccctcgtgggcccctcctagctcccctgactgacttccttcgcctatatatacttgcataccctgaaaacatcgaggagcaccacgaaaccctatttccaccgccgcaaccttctgtatccgcgatatcccatcttggagccttcgccggcgctccgcctgaggggaaatcgatcatggagggcttctacatcaacaccatagcctctctgatgagttgtgagtagtttaccacataccttcgggtccatagttattagctagatggcttcttctctctgtttgaatctcaatacaaagttctccttgatcttcttggagatctattcaatgtaactctttttgcggtgtgtttgtcgagatctgatgaattgtgggtttttgatcaagtttatctatgagaaatatttgaatctcctctgaattcttttatgtatgattggttatctttgcaagtctcttcaaattatcagttcggtttggcctactagattgatctttcttgcaatgggagaagtgcttagctttgggttcaatcttgcggtgtcctttcccagtgacagcaggggtagcaaggcatgtattgtattgttgccatcgaggataaaaagatggggtttatatcatattgcttgagtttatccctctacatcatgtcatcttgcttaatgcgttagtccgttcttatgaacttaatactctagacgcatgctgtatagcggtcgatgtgtggagtaatagtagtagatgcagaatcgtttcggtctacttgtcgcggatgtgatgcctatatacatgatcatgcctagatattctcataactatgcacttttctatcaattgctcgcagtaatttgttcacccaccgtaatacttatgctatcttgagagaagccactagtgaaacctatggcccctgggtctatcttttatcatataagtttacaatctactttattttgcaatctttacttttcaacctatatcataaaaataccaaaaatatttatcttatcttattatctctatcagatctcacttttgcaagtggtcgtgaagggattgacaacccctttatcacgttggttgcgaggttcttgtttgtttgtgtaggtacgagggacttgcgtggagcctcctactggattgataccttggttctcaaaaactgagggaaatacttacgcaactttgctgcatcaccctttcctcttcaagggaaaaccaacgcagtgctcaagaggtagcagtacgcttacgcgagactggttctaccgatgtgctttgcacataggtggctggtgagtgtctgtttctccaactttagttgattcgagtgtggctacgtccggtccttgttgaaggttaaaaaaacacacttgacgaaaaatcattgtggttttgatgtgtaggtaagaacggttcttgctagaagcccgtagcagccacgtaaaacttgcaacaacaaagtagaggacgtctaacttatttttgcagggcttgctgtgatgtgatatggtcaagcatgatgtgatataaattgttgtatgagatgatcatgttctgtaacaaagttatcgacaactggcaggagccatatggtcgtcgctttattgtatgcaatgcaatcgccatgtaattgttttactttatcactaagcggtagtgatagtcgtagtaacaataggtggtGATACGACAACAATGCTaagatcatgtcacatattttgattgcatgtgatgtttatcctttgtgcatcttattttacttagaatgtcggtagcattataagatgatcccttactaaatttccaggtacaagtgttctccctgagtatgcaccgttgctacagttcgtcgtgccaagacaccacatgatgatcgagtgtgataagctctacgttcacatacaactggtgcaagccagttttgcacacgcagaatactcaggttaaacttgacgagcctagcatatgcagatatggcctcggaacactgagaccgaaaggtcgagcgtgaatcatatagtagatatgatcaacatagtgatgttcaccattgaaaactactccatctcacgtgatgatcggactggtttacttgatttggatcacatgatcacttagatgattagagggatatctatctaagtgggagttcttaagtaatatgattaattgaactttaatttatcatgaacttagtacctgatagtattttgcatgtctatgttgttgtagatcaatggcccgtgctaccgttcctttgaattttaatgcattcctagagaaagctaagttgaaagatgatggcagcaactacacgcactgggtccataacttgaggattatcctcattgctgcacagaagaattatgccctggaagcaccactaggtgccaggcctgctgcagatgctactaatgacgttaagaacgtctagcagagcaaagatgatgactactcgatagttcagtgtgccatgctttacggcttagaatcgggacttcaacgacgttttgaacatcatggagcatatgagatgttccaagagttgaagttaatatttcaagcaaatgcccgagtttagagatatgaagtctccaacaagatctacaactacaaaatggaggagaatagttctgtcagtgagcacatactcaaaatgtctgggtatcataatcacttgactcagctgggagttgatcttccagttgattgtgtcattggtagagttcttcaatcactgccaccaagctataaaggctttgtgatgaactataatatgcaagagatgaacaagactattcccgagctcttcgcaatgctaaaggccgcagaGTTAGAAATCAAaacggagcatcaagtgttgatggtcaataagaccactagtttcaggaaaaagggcaaagggaagaagggaaacttcaagaagaatggaaaaaaggttgctgctcaagagaagaaacccaagtctggacctaagcctaagactgagtgcttctactgcaaagggactggtcactggaagcgtaactgcccgaagtatttggcggataagaaggatggcaaagtgaaaggtatatttgatatacatgttattgatgtgtacttaactaatgctcgcagtagcgcctgggtatttgatactggttttgttgctcatatttgcaactcgaaacatgggctatggattaagcgaagattggcaaaggatgaggtgaggatgcgcgtgggaaatggttccaaagtcgatgtgatcgcggtcagcacgctacctctacatctaccatcgggattagttttagacccgaataattgttattttgtgccagcgttgagcatgaacattatatctagatcttgtttaatgcgagacagttattcacttaaatcagagaataatggttgttctatttatatgattaatatcttttatggtcatgcacccctgctgagtggtctatttttgttgaatctcgatagtagtaatacacaaattcatagtgttgaagccaaaagattgaagtttaataatgatagtgcaacttatttgtggcactgccatttgggtcatattggtgtaaagcgcatgaagaaactccatactgatggacttttggaatcacttgattatgaatcacttggtgcttgcgaaccgtgccttatgggcaagatgactaaaactccgttctccggaaaaatggaacgagctactgacttgttggaaataatacataccgatgtatgcggtccaatgagtattgatgctcgcggtgggtatcgttattttcttagcttcacagatgatttgagcagatatggttatatctacttaatgaagcataagtctgaaacatttgaacagttcaaagaatttctaagtgaaatggaaaatcaccgtaacaagaaaataaagtttctatgatctgatcgtggaggagaatatttgagttacgagtttggtcttcatttgaaacaacatgggttaGTTCAACAAttaatgccacctggaacaccacagcgaaatggtgtgtccgaacgtcgtaaccgtactttattagatatggtgcgatctatgatgtctcttacagatttaccgctatcgttttggggttatgctctagagacggctgcattcactttaaatagggcaccatcaaaatccattgagacgacgccttatgaactgtagtttggcaagaaacaaaagtttagtggtaatagttacaaagggtacaccactaaggcagaggcggaagctagatacgtgcgctatctagcgggagagaggagggagcggaggaggaaccggatgaagaccagtttcattgcgatgatgctcatcgtgactgcagctctcttctatgtgatggtagtttagatgatcgatatcgactttgtAATGTGACGACAAACTCGGCTAATATGATGAACTTTGCTAATGTCTCGAGACCTAAACTTGGCTAATGTTTGAACTTTGTTCGCTattttgaatttggagactaatatgatgaatcctattatgtgatgtttatattttgtgCTGTAACatattgtaacctgtgcaaataccagaaaagcaaaaaataataattcctaatattcatagtagtggcgcaccatattgAGAATTAGTGGCACACCAAGATAAATACCAGTGGCGCATTATCgagaatagtaatggcgcacttggggcATAGGTGAAGGCAAATATGGCCCCCAGTAGTGGCACACCATATTGAGCATTAGTGGCGCACCAAGGCTAAATACCAGTGGCGCATTAtggggcatagtaatggcgcacttgggggcatacgtgaaggtaaatatgccccctaggaggcatagtaatggcgcacggttggacatagtaatggcgcactatgtgatgcgccactattatctgggatactaatggcgcaccagaggtgcgccattactgtttgttactagtggcgtgttaatagtggcgcacctatagtgcgccattaatagcaaaaactggtgcgccactaacaaCCTTTTTTTCTAGTAGTGCTAACTTGTTAGCCATGGtgaggtctatgatgtctcttaccaatccgcCTTTATCTTTTGGGGATGtgcactagaagcaacaacatacgCACTAAAAAGAGCACTGTCTAAGTCTGTGATACGACACCGTATGAGTTATGGCACAAGAAGAAACCCAGTTTGTCGCATCTCAAAATCTGGGGTTGTCATGCATACGTAAAATGTTTATAACCAAAGAAACTTGATGTCAGATTAGACAAATGTTACTTTGTAGGTTATctcaggataaacaactaggtaagtGTTTGTCGTAAAAAATGCAGTCTTTCTCCAGAAAGAGTTTCTcgctaaagaagtgagtgggaggacagtACAACTTGATGAGGTCGATGAATCTTCGACTAAAGTTAGTGGGGCTAAAGGATCAGAAGTAATTCCGCAAGTTATCCCTACAACCAAATTGGGAGTTGCTACATCTGATATAGAAACTCCAGTTAAGTCTGTGACTGAACCGCATAGGTCAGGTACGGCTAGTGAATCACCTGGATGGTTTCATAACGAAATTCTCATCTTAGAAGAAGATGAACATGCGCACTACAAAGAAGCGATGGCGGCGCCGAGCTTAGAGGAATGActtaaagccatgaaatctgaaatgCGGTCCATGCACGAAAACCAAGTGTGGAGCTTGGTAGTTAATGTGAATAGATTTTAAAAAAAATACGGTCACAGATGGTAACCCTAATATCTATAAAGCTTGGCTTCTCGTGATGGGATTCtgacaaattcaaggagttgactataacAAGACATTGTCGtcagtagcaatgcttaagtctgtgcgGATTTTGATGGCAagtgctgcatatttcgattacgagatatggcagttgGGCGTCAAAACAACTTTTCTAAATGGAAACCTTGAAGAGGATGTATACATGATagaacctgaaggttttgtcgatcccaaaGACAATTAAAGAATCATTGGAAAGTGTTTTTCGGTGAAAGACTTACGCAAAGGGACATATATATTAGGCATTaaatctatagagatggatcattATGCCTAAAAGCGGTTAGCCTGAGCCAGTACAATAGGATGATATAGGCGGACGGTAAGACCTCAAATATTATACTTTTCCTAAGTTGGAGAAACTGAATAGGAGAGAGAAGAGAAACGGGTTGCAGCATGTGCTCCTAGATACTATGTGACACAGCGTGATGGGCCATGTATGAAAAATGCAGTATATATTACATATAACTATTGTACATGCCGGTTATAAGTTTTATTGTAGATGTCATCGCAACATTATATGGGAGCTCCTAAttggcgcttcaagcgccagctccgTAAGTAGGTGGCCACATACCATCGCCCATGGGCCGACCCATATAGGCGAGCACCCGATCATTTCATGGATCACTGGTTCATTTCATCGATCCATTTATCGGGCGCTACCCCTAAAAAGCCCAATCAACCGTTGATtatatgaaaaaacaaaaaaatcgcaaAAAATGGAAAACTTcatgatttaaaaaatgttcaaggaTTTNNNNNNNNNNNNNNNNNNNNNNNNNNNNNNNNNNNNNNNNNNNNNNNNNNNNNNNNNNNNNNNNNNNNNNNNNNNNNNNNNNNNNNNNNNNNNNNNNNNNNNNNNNNNNNNNNNNNNNNNNNNNNNNNNNNNNNNNNNNNNNNNNNNNNNNNNNNNNNNNNNNNNNNNNNNNNNNNNNNNNNNNNNNNNNNNNNNNNNNNNNNNNNNNNNNNNNNNNNNNNNNNNNNNNNNNNNNNNNNNNNNNNNNNNNNNNNNNNNNNNNNNNNNNNNNNNNNNNNNNNNNNNNNNNNNNNNNNNNNNNNNNNNNNNNNNNNNNNNNNNNNNNNNNNNNNNNNNNNNNNNNNNNNNNNNNNNNNNNNNNNNNNNNNNNNNNNNNNNNNNNNNNNNNNNNNNNNNNNNNNNNNNNNNNNNNNNNNNNNNNNNNNNNNNNNNNNNNNNNNNNNNNNNNNNNNNNNNNNNNNNNNNNNNNNNNNNNNNNNNNNNNNNNNNNNNNNNNNNNNNNNNNNNNNNNNNNNNNNNNNNNNNNNNNNNNNNNNNNNNNNNNNNNNNNNNNNNNNNNNNNNNNNNNNNNNNNNNNNNNNNNNNNNNNNNNNNNNNNNNNNNNNNNNNNNNNNNNNNNNNNNNNNNNNNNNNNNNNNNNNNNNNNNNNNNNNNNNNNNNNNNNNNNNNNNNNNNNNNNNNNNNNNNNNNNNNNNNNNNNNNNNNNNNNNNNNNNNNNNNNNNNNNNNNNNNNNNNNNNNNNNNNNNNNNNNNNNNNNNNNNNNNNNNNNNNNNNNNNNNNNNNNNNNNNNNNNNNNNNNNNNNNNNNNNNNNNNNNNNNNNNNNNNNNNNNNNNNNNNNNNNNNNNNNNNNNNNNNNNNNNNNNNNNNNNNNNNNNNNNNNNNNNNNNNNNNNNNNNNNNNNNNNNNNNNNNNNNNNNNNNNNNNNNNNNNNNNNNNNNNNNNNNNNNNNNNNNNNNNNNNNNNNNNNNNNNNNNNNNNNNNNNNNNNNNNNNNNNNNNNNNNNNNNNNNNNNNNNNNNNNNNNNNNNNNNNNNNNNNNNNNNNNNNNNNNNNNNNNNNNNNNNNNNNNNNNNNNNNNNNNNNNNNNNNNNNNNNNNNNNNNNNNNNNNNNNNNNNNNNNNNNNNNNNNNNNNNNNNNNNNNNNNNNNNNNNNNNNNNNNNNNNNNNNNNNNNNNNNNNNNNNNNNNNNNNNNNNNNNNNNNNNNNNNNNNNNNNNNNNNNNNNNNNNNNNNNNNNNNNNNNNNNNNNNNNNNNNNNNNNNNNNNNNNNNNNNNNNNNNNNNNNNNNNNNNNNNNNNNNNNNNNNNNNNNNNNNNNNNNNNNNNNNNNNNNNNNNNNNNNNNNNNNNNNNNNNNNNNNNNNNNNNNNNNNNNNNNNNNNNNNNNNNNNNNNNNNNNNNNNNNNNNNNNNNNNNNNNNNNNNNNNNNNNNNNNNNNNNNNNNNNNNNNNNNNNNNNNNNNNNNNNNNNNNNNNNNNNNNNNNNNNNNNNNNNNNNNNNNNNNNNNNNNNNNNNNNNNNNNNNNNNNNNNNNNNNNNNNNNNNNNNNNNNNNNNNNNNNNNNNNNNNNNNNNNNNNNNNNNNNNNNNNNNNNNNNNNNNNNNNNNNNNNNNNNNNNNNNNNNNNNNNNNNNNNNNNNNNNNNNNNNNNNNNNNNNNNNNNNNNNNNNNNNNNNNNNNNNNNNNNNNNNNNNNNNNNNNNNNNNNNNNNNNNNNNNNNNNNNNNNNNNNNNNNNNNNNNNNNNNNNNNNNNNNNNNNNNNNNNNNNNNNNNNNNNNNNNNNNNNNNNNNNNNNNNNNNNNNNNNNNNNNNNNNNNNNNNNNNNNNNNNNNNNNNNNNNNNNNNNNNNNNNNNNNNNNNNNNNNNNNNNNNNNNNNNNNNNNNNNNNNNNNNNNNNNNNNNNNNNNNNNNNNNNNNNNNNNNNNNNNNNNNNNNNNNNNNNNNNNNNNNNNNNNNNNNNNNNNNNNNNNNNNNNNNNNNNNNNNNNNNNNNNNNNNNNNNNNNNNNNNNNNNNNNNNNNNNNNNNNNNNNNNNNNNNNNNNNNNNNNNNNNNNNNNNNNNNNNNNNNNNNNNNNNNNNNNNNNNNNNNNNNNNNNNAGTTTGATTTGGGGAAAGGGGATCAAACCCTGTGACTCGCATTGTTTGAATCGACGGGAGCCATCGGCACCGCCTGTTTAGAATTGAAATTTGGTGCTAATCCATTATTGTTACTGTTTTGTTTCCCCATTCCGATTCGATATATCCAGACCAGTTTGGTTTGTTTATTTCATTCGAGTCATTTCTCTTATTTATTAAGGCAATTCGGATCAGCAGTTTCAGATTCGCGAAATTGGAGTGAGACATCGCCCGTTAGAATCGCCTCTACTTCATATGTGCAGGTCGTTTGCTAGATTCCAGAACACATACGCATAATACACTTGATTCAGAGAGGCATAGATGAGCGTACATCTGCTCGCCTATTGTTTGCAAACCAATACTGGAATTTCTAACGGCATGCTGAGAATTGCGATTTGATCCCAATTCGTTTTTCCTTCTCCAGTTCTCTCGTTTCCTCATTCCAATTTTGACACTCTTTACTACTGTATTTATCCTGTAGATTTCAGTTAGCAGCATCTTGGTTCCGAAAAAAATGGGAGTGAACCTTCTGTATAGATCAACTCTACTTGATGTGTGATGTGCATATCTAACTTGTTAGGTTGATAGATTCCAGTGATGGATATCATATCTGCTCGCTCATTGTTTGCAACCCAACACTAAAAATTCTTGACATGTAGCACGTGTCAGGGATGTTACTGATGCTATGAATTTCTAACACGTCCCATGCATTCTTCCCCACAGATGTGTCGCAGCAGGTCCAGGACAGCCTCCAGAGCATGCTGAAGATGACGGGCGAGATCGAGCAGTGCAGTGACGAGATCGAGGTGGAGATCGAGCAGGCCAAGGAGGGCGTGGCTGACAAGTGCAGGGTGctcgaggaggagaaggaaaggttccAGAAGGTGGCACTCGCAGCGCTCAACATCCTGAGCGGCGGCATCTGAAGCCTGCACCACCTTGATGTCAACAAAGACAATCCTGATAACTGCCCCGCTCTGTAGATCACCGTTCATGTGCAAGCCTATTAATGAACCGCTAGTTGTACTCCTCCATATGTGACTGTTGCCAATTGTCAGTTCGTCACAAGTGTTAGCCAC is drawn from Triticum dicoccoides isolate Atlit2015 ecotype Zavitan unplaced genomic scaffold, WEW_v2.0 scaffold98817, whole genome shotgun sequence and contains these coding sequences:
- the LOC119348628 gene encoding uncharacterized protein LOC119348628, coding for ISNTSHAFFPTDVSQQVQDSLQSMLKMTGEIEQCSDEIEVEIEQAKEGVADKCRVLEEEKERFQKVALAALNILSGGI